The DNA segment AGGACCCCCACGAGGCGGCCGTAGTCATGCCGCTCGTCGTACAAGGCGAGAAAGCGCACGTCGGCCCGGTCGAGACCGAGCGCGAGCACCGCCTGCAGCAGCGCCACGAGTGACAGGCCGTAGGCGAAACCGCCGTAGTCGCTCTTGGACAGGAAACGGACGAGGAGCACCTGCACGCCGAACCCGCACAGCAGTGACAGCACCCGGCCGGCCAGCAGCAGGACGGAACCGCGCAGGTGCGCGACGCGCTCGGCCTCGGTCACGCGGCAGACCGATGCCGGTCGTCGAGCGCCCGCCACAGCAAGGCCGTCACCGCCCGGGTGGCCTCCGCCGGGTCGGCCGTGGTGTCGACGACCGCGGCAGCCCGCCGGGTGCTGACCAAGGACAGGTAGCCCTCGCGCCGGCGCCGAGCCACCGCCAGCGAGTGCTCGGGCTTGCGCTGCACGAGGACCCGGGCGGGGGCGTCGAGCACGACGGTCACGTCCGGCCTCGGCGACAGTCGACGGACGAGCGCCTGGATCGCGCGGCCACGTGCAGTCCGAGGAGCGGGTTCGACGTCGAGGTCGAAGGCGCACCGATCGAGGAGCACCACGGCGTGACGCCGGTGCCACGCGGCGCCCGCGGCACCGGCGAGCAGGCGGGCTAGCACCAGCACGGTCCGCATGAGGGGAAGGTTGCCCAGCGCGGCGCTGAGGCCGGTCCGCCGCCACAGGCCGAGGTGCACGCGGTGCACCGGGAGCGGCAGAGCCGCCACCAGCGCGTCTACCAAGGTGGTCTTACCGACCCCGTCCGGGCCGACGAGCGCCACCACGACGCCGCGGGACAGTCGCGCCGGACGATCGGCGATGCCGTCGCTCGTGGCAGCGGGCCGCAGGACGACCCATGCGTCGTCGTCGGACCGGTACCGCACGCAGCAGTGATCGCCCCCGCGCCCGGTCACCGGCACGAAGCCGGACGGGCAGGCCGACGCGGTCATCGACGGCCGGCGGGCAGACTGCCCCATCGCGACGGCCGGGTGATGGATACTCCGCGGCCATGGGTGCACGCGTGGTCGACCACAACGTGCACGGCCTCGTCACCGTGCGCCTGGTCGATCCGCCGCCGGAGATGGTGCAACACCTGGTCGACGTCATCGGCCCCTCGGTCGGTCCGCCGCGCGACCCCGACATCACGGTGAGCTTCGTGGACCGCTTCCCGACGACGCCGCGCCTGCGGGTCCTCAACGCTCGGGAGGTGGCCTACGACGAGGAGCACTTCTACGTCATCGGCGATCGGGGCCTGCGCAGCCGCGTCGACATCGCAGGCCTCGGGGAAGCCACCGACATCGTCTGCGAGCGCGGCGTCACCCAGGTGCCACTCCTGCTCGGGGTTCTCGGCCTGCGGCTGCTGGAGCAGGAGCACGTGCTCCTGCACTCTGCGGCGTTCGAGTTCGCGGACCGGTGCGTGGTCGTCGTCGGCTGGAAGAAGGGCGGCAAGACCGAGACGCTGCTGCCCTTCCTGGCCGCCGGGGCGCGCCATCTGTCGGATGAGTGGTCGATCGTCAGCCCCGAAGGCGTCGTCTACGGGTTGCCCGGGCGGCTGCAGCTGTGGAGCTGGCACCTGCGTCAACTGCCTGCCTTCTGGTCCCGGGTCCCGGCTCGGGATCGTCGCCGACTTCGCGTGCTGCGGGCCTACCAGCGCGCCCACCGGCTGCTGCCCACATCGCGGCGGTCGGGACCGATGGCCCGTCTGCTGGCCGGGCTCGCTGCAGAAGGTGGCAACGCCACGCTCGGCCAGGCTCGGGCGATGCCGGAGGAGCTCGTCGGCGACCGCGTGCGCCGCACCCCCGCTCGGATCGACGTCGTTCTCCTCGCCGGGGTCTCGCCCGAGCCGCAGTGCCGTGTGATCCCCGCCGAACCCGAGCTGGTGGCCCAGCGGATGGCGGCCTCCCTGGCCTACGAGCGGCAGCCGCTGCTGACCGCCTACGAGCAGTTCCGCTTCGCCTTCCCCTCCCGGTCCAACCCGCTGGTCGACTCGGCCCGCGTCCGCGAGGAAGCCATCCTGCGGCGGGCCCTGGCTGGTCGCGCGGCGTACGAGGTCGTCCACCCCTATCCCGTCCGACTCCATGACGTCTACGAAGCGGTTCGGCCCTTCGTCTCGTAGGCCCAGAGCGGCGACCTCGGCGGGCTGATACCGCGGGCTCGGCGAGGTATCAGGGACCCGGATGCGCGCTCATCCAGGGCGATGGCCTCAGACCGCGCCCGGGGCGGCGATCAGGGACGGCTGCGGGCGCGGCTGCAGGCGACCAGGGGAGGACGGATGCCTGTGGGTGCGGTAGCACACACCCGGTTCCGGCGAGCCGTGATCATCGTGGCGGTTGCCGCGCTGATTCCCGTGATGACCCACGTGGTCGGCAACGCGGCCACCGGCAACGTCGGCTACCAAGGCCCGTCGTACGCCGGCGTCGCCGCCACGCATCCGGAGGCAGCGACCTCGGACAAGCCCGAGAGCAAGCTCTGGTACGCCGGGAGCACGTGGTGGGCGGACATGTGGTCCACCGCCTCGTCGCAGTTCCACATCTGGCGTTACGACCGCGCCAACACGCAGTGGGTCGACACCGGCGTGGCGCTCGACCGCAGGAACACCTCGGACGCGGACACGCTCTGGGACGGCCAGCACCTGTTCGTCGCCTCCCACGTGCGGGCCGCCGACTCGGCGAGCAACGTCACGGGGCAGCCCGCCTACCTCTACCGATACTCGCTGAGCAACGGGTCGTGGACGCCCGACGCCGGTTACCCGGTCGCCATCAACAACGTGTCGTCCGAGTCGATGACCATCGACAAGGACTCGACCGGGCGCCTGTGGGCGACCTGGACCCAAGCGAGCAAGGTGATGCTGGCCGTGAGCTCCAGCCCGGTCGACGGCACCGGGACGGTGACCTGGTCCGCGCCGTTCACCCCGAAAGTCACCGGCGCCTCGAACCTCAAGCCGGACGACATCTCCGCGATCGTGGCCTTCGCCGGCAACAAGATGCTCGTGATGTGGAGCAACCAGAACGACGCGGCGATGTACTACGCCACCCGCAACGACAGCACGAAGTACCCGACGAGCTGGCAAGGCGGCACGGCGGTGAAGCGCCCGTACGTCGCCGATGACCACATCAACCTGAAGAGCCTGCAGTCCGACACCACGGGCCGGGTGTGGGCCGCGGTGAAGACCAGCCTGGGCGACCCGACGAACGCGAACGGTTCGGACCCGCTGCTCAACCTCATGCTGTTCAAGCCTGGCACCGGGTCGTGGACCTCGTACACGTTCAGCACCGTCGCCGACAACATGACCCGCCCCATCGTGATGCTCGACGAGCAGAACCAGATGGTGCACATGTTCGCCACCGGGCCCACCCCCGACAGCTACTACAACGGCGCGGGCACGATCTACGAGAAGACGACGAGCATGGCCAACCCGTCGTTCGCGCCGGGCTTCGGCACCCCGGTGATCCAGCAGGCCGGGTCGGCGTACATGAACAACGTGACCGGCAGCAAGCAGCCGGTCAACGACAGCACCGGCCTGGTCGTCCTGGCCAGCAACGAGAGCACGCAGTACTACTGGTGGTCGGACGAGAGGCTGCCGGGCCCGGCGCCCTCGCCGTCCCCGACGCCGAGTCCAACGACTTCCGGCGGGAGCACGCTGACGTTCCCGGTCACCGACGATGCGACCATCGCGTCGGGCCAGCCGTCCACCAACTTCGGGGCCGACACCCGCCTCGTGGCCGACCAGTCGCCACTGACCAACTTCCTGCTGCGGTTCGACCCCGAGGCGCCGGGCTGCACGCTCGTGAGCGCCACCCTGCAGCTCACCGACGGCACGTCCACCTACGACGACTCACCCACGGGCGGCAACTTCTACACGGCCGCGGCGAACTGGTCGGAGAGCACCGTCACCTGGAACACCGCACCGGCGAGCGCGCAGTTCACCGGCTCGATCGGGACGGTGGCCCTGGGGCAGACCTACACCCTCGACGTGACGCCCTACGTGACGGTCAACCAGCCGGTCGCCTTCCGCGTGGCCAAAGCGGACACCGAGGGAGTCAAGTACTTCTCCAAGGAAGGCTCGGCGCAGCACGAGCCGCGGCTGCTGGTGACCTGCGCCGGGTCGACGGCCTCGCCCACGCCGACCCCGACCGACTCCCCGACTCCCACGCCCACCCCGACGCCGACTCCCACGCCGACCCCGACGCCCACGCCCACGCCCACCCCGACCCCGACCAGCCAGTCGCTCTCCTTCGCGGTGACCGACGACGCCACGATCGTGCAGGGCAGTGGCGACACGAGCTACGGCAGCACGTCGCGGCTCGGCGCGGACCAGTCGCCGATGACCGACTTCCTCGTCCGCTTCAACCCGCAGACCAGTGCCTGCACCACGGTGCTCAGCGCCCAGATCCAGATCACCGACGGCACCTCGACCTACGACGACTCCCCCACGGGCGGCAACTTCTACGTCACCAGCGCGAACTGGTCGGAGTCACAGGTGACCTGGAACAACGCCCCGGCCGCGGGAAGCCTGGTCGGCTCGATCGGGGCGGTGGCACTGGGTCAGACCTACACCCTCGACGTGACTCCGTACGTGACGCTCAACCAGCCGGTCGCCTTCCGCATCGCCAAGGCGGACACCGAGGGAGTCAAGTACTTCTCCAAGGAAGGCTCGGTGCAGTACGAGCCGCGACTGCTCCTGACGTGCAGCTGACATGACAGTGAGCGAGGCGTCCCCGTGCCCCGCCCAACGGCCCGCGGCCGACGCGTCGCCCGGGGGTGTTCACACCGGCCTCGACTGGCGCTTCCTGCTCGGCGTCGCCCGGCTCGGCCGGGTGGCCCTCGTGGGCCCGCACGACGACGCCGAGGTCGCCGCACTGGGCGAACTCGCCGAAACGGTGGACCGCTACCGCAGCGTCACCACCCTGGGCGACAGCGTCGCGGCGTACGACGTAGTGTCCGCGCGGGACGTGCCGGCCGGCGCCGCTGCACTCCTCCTGTTCGAGATGCGACCCGGCGGCTGGCTACACGTACAGCCGACGTCGAGCCGCGCCGCCGTCAGGTGGGCGGCCGCGCTGCGCCGGCTCGGCGAAGTGCCGACGTCCGTCTGGCACGCGCCGTCAGCGGCAGCTCGCTCCTACCTCGTCCCGCTGGACACGGGGGGCGGCGTTCGCCATGTGCTGACCCGCTACGACGGCGTGCGGGCCGATCAGGCCCGGGCGAGCGCCGCCCGGCTGGCTCTCCGGCTCGGCGCACGCCGGGTCGTACTGCGGGACCGCAGCGTGGTCGCTCACCGGGCCGACGAGAGGGCGCAGGATCTGGTTCGCGGCTACCTCGCGCGGCAGGACGGCAACCGGCTGCCGGAGTGGACCGCCGCCGCGGGCCTCGCCCCCGTCTACCTCACCCCGAAGTTCCCGTCCTCCCGGCACGTGATCGCGATGCTCGTGGAGGCCGGCAGCGGCCGGCCACGGCTCGTCGCGAAGCTGCCGCGTCACCCAGGTGACCGAGGTCCCATCGAGCGCGAGGCCCGGCTGCTGCGCCACCTGCCGACGACTGCCCCTGCGCCCGCCCTGATCGCCCTGGACGAGCACGACGGACAGCCGCTGTTGCTGCAGTCGGTCGTGACCGGCCGACCGCTGAGCCCGCGGCAGGTGCGCCGAGACCCGGGCGAGGCCATCGCACTGGGCCTGGAGCTCCTCCGCCGGCTGCCGGTCACCCGAACGACCTCCAACGACCCCGGGTGGTGGGATCGGCTTCTGGCGGAGCCTCTTACCGGTTTCGCCGACCTGCAGCCCGACGAACGTCCGCTCGTCGAGCGCACCCTCCGCGCACTCGCACCACTGCGCGGCGCGGTGCTGCCTCTCGTGGTCGAGCACGGCGACCTCAGCCACCCGAACCTGCTCGTCCGTGACGGCCGGCTGCACGCCGTCGACTGGGAGCTCGGCGAGATGTCGGGCCTGCCCGGACACGACCTCACGTTCTTCCTGCAGTACGTCGCCGAGGCCCGCGACGGGACCGCGACGCCGGCGCAGCAGTGCGCTGTGTTCGACTCGGCGTTCCTCACCCGGTCGGGATGGGCGCGCACCGCGCTCACTCGCTACCTGCGCAACCTGTCCGTCGACGAGGAGCTGCTGCCTGCGCTGGTCGTCGCCTCCTGGGCACGTCGCGCCACGGCCCGCGTCGCGAGCGTCACGAGCCCCGATCTGCCACCTCGGGGCCGTCCCCTCGACCCCCTGGTCGGCGTTCGCGAGCTGATGCTGTGGCGCTACGCCGTCCGGCACCTCGACTGCTGAGAAGGGTGCGCAGATGGCGGCAACCCGCACGCGCCACCGCAGGCGCCTGCGCCGCTCGCAGGTGATCCGGCTGCTCAGCCAGGCGGCCACGGGGCACGAGATCGCGCGCAAGGAGCTGCTGGCGGAGTACGCCGACCTCATGCGCACGATTGCGGAAGACCACCGGCTGCCGCCGGAGGTGGTGCGCGACGTCGTTCAGACCACGTTCGCCGCGCTGCTGACCAGCGTGCGCCGGGGCGAGCCCCCGGACAACGTGGGCGTGTGGCTGGCTCATTCGGCCCGGCGGACGTCCCTGCTGCTGCGGGCCACGGTGAGCGGCCCCGAGCCGGTCGTCGACCACCATCTCGCCACCCGCCTCGTCGAGCATGCCGCGCCGGACGCGCCGACGAACGACCCGCGGCTGCAGCACGTCGTCGCCCAGGAGTTCCGTCGACTCACCCCGAGCAGCCAGACGCTGCTGCGGCTGCTGATGCACGACCCGCCCCGCTCCTACGCGGAGATCTCGGCCGCACTCGACATCCCGACCGGGAGCATCGGCCCGACCCGCCAGCGCAGCCTCGCGGTGCTGCGTGCAGCGGTCGAGCGGGAGATGTCACGATGACACCTCCCGCTCGACTCCACGGTCCAGAGGTCAGAGTGCGGTGACCTGGATCCCGTCGACCTTCGGGTGATCGACGCTGGCGGTGAAACCAAGGTTCAGGACCCCGTCGGTCACGTTGACATCGAAGCTGATCTCGAGTGCCCGGAAGCCGCCGACCAGCTTGTAGATGTCGATGTTGCTGACAGCGGGCTGGCCTTCGGCGGTGACGCTGAAGATCCGCTTACCGGCCGCCGTCCAGTAGATCTCGGCGAGGTCGAGCGTCACCCGGTAGACCCCCGCCTGCGGCACCGGGATCGCGTAGCCGGACATGCCGGCCCGCTCGGACTGGAACGCCTGCTGATCCTTGGCACCGGCGATGCCGTGCGTCGTCGAGTAGGTGAACCCGCCGGAGTAGTCGGTGTCCGACGACCAGACGGCACCACCCGGCCCGGTGTAACCGGTCGAACCGGCGTTGATCCGTACCGAGAACGGCGTGCCGCCTGTCGTCGTCGTGGTCGTCGTGGGTGACGGGGACGGCGAGGTGGTCGTGCTCGTCGGGGACGGGGACGGCGAGGTCGTCGTCGTCGTGGGTGACGGGGACGGGGAGGTCGTCGTCGTGGACCCGGCCCGCGCCGACAGGTACGACGTGTTGGCCGCAGTCTTGAACGAGCTCAGCGAGGAGCTCGACGAGTCGAGGTACCACAGGTTGGAGCTGCGCTTGTCGAACCAGCAGACCGCCTCGATCGACGGGAACGTCGACTGCAGCGCAGCGGCGGCGTCAGTGATCCACTGCGCCTTGCTGCCGCCGTTCTCGGTGCTGGCGAACTCCGGGATGATGATCGGCTTGGTCGCCGCGTAGTTCTGGTAGATCGGCGACATGATCTTGGCGAAGCTCTGCCACGACGACCAGGACGCGTTGGTGCCCCAGTTGTAGCCGTCGATGCCGACCCAGTCGACGTAGTTGTCACCGGGGTAGTAGTTGGTCCAGTGGTTCCAGCTCTGGTTGGGCACGTCGGACGCGTTCGGGCACCACACCCACGCGACGTTCTTCACTCCCTGCGCGGCGAAGACGTCGTGCACGTGCCGCCACGCCGCGATGTACTTCGCCGGGCTGTCGGAGTTGTGGCTGCCGTCCCACGGGTACCAGTTGCCGTTCATCTCGTGCATGAAGCGCAGGAAGATCGGCTTGCCGAACGCCTTGATGGACTGCGCGTGACTGATGATCACCGAGTCCTGCGAGCCGTTGGCGATCTGGTCGAGCGTGAGGTTCCAGGGCTCCCACGTGATCAGCGGGACCCGGCCGTTCGCCACGTCGGTCGACTCCGAGGAGCCCGGGAAGCTGTTCGTCCAGCTGTAGAAGTGGACGTCGATCGCGAACGTGCGACCGATCTGGGACTCGCGGGTGCTCATCTCCGCCTGGGTCGCGGAACCGTCGCCGTTGAGGTCGACGTAGGCACCGACCATGGCACCTGACGCCGGCGACAGCAGCGCGGTCGGCCGGGTCGCTGCACGAGCGGCGGTCGAGGTGGTGGCGACCACCGCGGACACCGCGAGGCCCAACATCACCACCAGCGCCGTGATCAGCAGCAGGACGCGGTTTCGGGACATGCGAGATCTCCTTTGTCCGAGTACCACGCCGGGGGCTGACGTGGCTCGGGGTGGGAGGTCGGAGGTCCCGCCAGGGCCCTTGAGGAAAGCCCCGACATCTGTATCAGGACGAGCGCCGCGACCTTCTGTTTCCACGGAGACGGACCAACGGTCGGCGCCTGGGGGGCGGGCCGGTGCCGCCGACGAAGGGATGGCACGTGCCGGGCAAACGGGCACCGATCGGTCAGCCGGACCGGACAAGGGTGCTGGTGGTCGGGCAGTCGCCCCCCCTCGTCGGCGGCATCGCGTCCTACGTGGGAGAGCTGGTCTCCGATCCGACAGTCTCGGGCGCGGTCGACCTGCGGACCCTGGACACACCGCCGGCCGCCGGCACCACGCTGGGCACCCCGACCCGGGCCAACATCACCCGCTCGCTCCGCCACGTCCGTGCGGTGCACCGGGCCGCCCGCGCAGTCGACGTGGTGCACCTGAACTTCGCCGCTGCGCCGCTGTTCCCCATGTTGCGCGCCACGGCCTGCGCCACGGCGGCGCGACTCGCCGGCGCCCGGGTGATCCTGCACGTGCACACGGGCCGGGTGGCCGAGCAGTGCCGCGACCCGCGCTACCGGATGCTGATGCGGATGGCCGGCCGCGCGTGCGCCCGCGTCGTGGTGCTGACTCCCGACGACGAGGCCGCACTGGCCGCGCTGGGCATCAACCCGGTCCGCCTGCGCAACGGAGTCAATCTGGCGCGCTTCGCCACGCCCCGCGCTGCGCCATCCGTGCCCACGCTGCTCTACGCCGGAACGTTGGCGGCGAGCAAAGGGCTGCTCGACCTGCGCGACGCGCTACGCCTGCTCGCCGACCGGCCCGGAGGGCCGCCGCGGCTGCAGGTCGTCGTCGTCGGCGACTCCCGCCAGGACGCTCCGGGCGCCGACGCGCGAATGCGCCGGGAGCTGGCCGGCTGCGGGGTGCCAGTCGAGTTCGTGGGGGCTATGCCGCGCGACGACGTACGCCGGATGCTCACGGCCGCCACCGCCCTGTGCCTGCCGTCTCACTCGGAAGGCGCGCCGCTGTCGGTGCTCGAAGCCATGGCCGCCGGCGTGGCGGTGGTGGCCACCGACGTCGGCGCGGTCGGCGAGATGCTCGACGGCGGCCGCGCCGGCTACCTGGTGCCGGCACGAAACCCGCGGGCACTCGCGGCCGCCCTGGCTCGTGCATGTACCGACGAGACCGACCGGGCCCGCCGCGAGACGTGCGCCCGGTCTCGCGTCGCTGACCGCTACGACCTGCGCGAGACCCTCCGCGACGTCGTCGCACTCTACGAGGAGGTCGCCGCCACGCCCGACGCGAGGCGGGCTCGCAGCCGCCCCATCCCCCGACCCACGGCGTACGGCACGCCGTAGCCGGCGACGGTCCGCAGCAACGGCAACGTCGGCACCGTCTCGCGGGACATCCGCCAGATCGCCCGCGCCGCAGGCATATTCCCGGCGGCCAGGAGCGCGAGGGCGAAGTGGACGTCGTGGCGGGCGCGCACCCGGGCTCGCTCACCGGCCGGGACAGCGGCGAGCGACAGCTCCCGGGCAAGCACCCGCAACGTCGCGGCATAGACCAGCGGCAGGTTCTTGCTGTACGACCCGGCCCGGTCGCGGTAGTCCACCAGGGGCTCCTCGAGCACCGCGATCGGCGTCCGGCGGGCGCAGCGCAACCACAGGTCCCAGTCCTCGGCGCCGTCGACCGTCGAGTCGAAACCGCCGAGGTCGGTCAGCAGGGCACGCCGGCCGAGCACACTCGTCGTGGGGAACAGGCAGCCGAACAGCAGCTCGCCGTGCCCGGCGACCCGCACACCGGGTTCCAACCGGCGGCCGCGGTGAGTCCGCGGCAACGCCGCACCGGTGCCGGCGCAGGCCACGACCGCCAGCTCGGGACACCGGCGCAGCAGGTCGAGCTGGCGCGCGAGCTTGCCCGGTTTCCAGCGGTCGTCGGCGTCGAGGAACCCGATCCACTCCTGTGAGCAGGCGGCGAGGCCGCGGTTGCGTGCAGCGGCCGGCCCGCGGTTGTCCTGGCGGATGAGCCGCACGCCGGGAAGGGCGGCAACGACGTCGCCGGTGCCGTCGTGCGAGCCGTCGTCGACCACGACGACCTCACGGGGAGCGGGCCGCTGGGCCTGGGCCGACAGGACGGCGGCGGCGATCGTGCGCCGCGCCTGGTAGGCGGGGATCACGACGCTGACCGGCGCTGCCGCCACCGGCTGCCCTCCTTGCCCGGTCAGGGCGCCGGCCGTGGCCGGGCCGCCACGGACACCTCGTAGCGGTCGACGCTGAGGTCCGGTCCGATCTGGCGGTGGTCGAGCCGCACGAGGTGCGTCGCAAGGTAGCCGGCGAGATCGCGGTGCAGCTCGAGGCTGCCGTACGGTCCCCAGATCATCCACAGCGTGGCGCCCGGCTGCTGCGGCAACATCTTCGGCACCGCGGACTCGGCCGACCGGGCCGCGACGTAGGGCAGGCGCCGGGCGTCCGGCAGGTAGAACGACAGTGGTTCCACGTCGAAGGCGGGCGCCACCACGACGACGTCACCGGCGACCCGGTGCGCGTCGATGTACGCCGCTGCGCCGCGGAAGTCTTCACGCATCGGGTTGGTCGAGCTGTAGCTGGACCACAGCGTCAGCACCAGCGACGCACCGACGGCGATGGCGAGCGCGGTGGTGAGCCGCCGCGCGGTGATGTGCAGCACATGGGCGAGCAGGATCAGCGTCGGGACGGCGGCGGCGGTGAGGTAGCGCTGGTACCACGCCCCCTTGTCGAACTCCGTGAAGATGAAGACACCCACCACCTGGCTGACCAGCCAGATCGACAGGAATGTCACCGCCCGGCTGCCCGGCCGTTGGGGAGCGACGCGCCGGTGCACGACCGACTTGAAGACCAGCAGGGGCCACACGCCCGTGATCGCCGCCGCGACGGCAGCCACGATCGTCACGGACTGGTAGCCGATGACGAACGTCGTGGCGAAGACCAGGATGCCGACGACGTAACCCAGCGCCCCGACGTGCTGGAGGGCGTTGCCTCCACCGTTGGTCAACCCGCCGAGGCCAGCCGCATGGAGACGGTCCGTGTAGAGCACGGCCACCCACGGGGCGAACGCCACCGCGGGGATCGTCATCGCGCCCAGCCAGTGCAGATACGTGCGGCGCGGCGCGCGCTGCACGAGCATCCAGACCACGTGGATCGGCACCATCAGCAGCGCGTAGTAGTGGACGTAGCACGACACCGCCATCAGGCCGCCGTAGGCGAGCCAGCGGCCGGCCCCCCCGCGCTCCACGGCCCACATCAGCGCCAGCAACGAGGCGAGCACGGCGACCAGCAGCATCGGGTACATCCGCGCTTCGTCGCTGTGCCACACCAGGAACGGCGCCGTCGAGGTCATCCCGGCTGCGATCAGCGCGGTGCGCGGGTTGAGCAGCCGCCGGGCGACGGCGTACATCAGCGGTACGGCGACCGCACCCAGCAAGACCGACGGCAGGCGCAGCGAGAACACCGACGTGCCGGCGACCTGCACCCAACCGTGCATCATCATGTGGTAGAGCGGCACGTGCACGTTGGACGACAGCAGGTAGTCCCAGAGGGCGTGCAGCGGCAGCTGTGACTGCCACGCGGTCGCCGACTCGTCGAGCCGCATCGACTGGGTGTCGATCAGCGCCAGCCGCACCCCGAGCCCGAGCGCGGTGAGGCCGGCCACCCACAGCAGTGCATGCCTCGGCATCGTCAGCCGCCGCGGCGATCGGGTCGGGGCGAGGGCGAGCTCGGGTAGCAAGAGCGACTTGCCGTCCGGCGGTTGCGGCGCCGTGACCCGACCCGGCCAGGCCTGCCCCAGGGAGATGCGGCCCCGCAACGCCGGCACCCGCTCGAGCGTCTCCCGCAGGGCGACCTTCGTGATGCCCCACAGCAGCAGGAGGTTGATGCAGCCCCACGCGATGTTGGTAGCGGTCCGCGCGGTGAACGGCCGGGTCGCTCCCCCGACGGCGATCGCGGTCACCGTGAGCACGGCGGCGCCGACCGTCACCCAGGCCAGCCGGGGCGGCCCCTCCTCCTCGTCACGGGCTCGGCCGGTGACGTGGAAGTGGGCCATGCGACGCGTCGCCGCAGCAAGGGCCGCCGTGACGTAGACCGGGAACGCGCCGAACGTGTACCGCAGGTGCGACGGCCGCAGCTGGTCGCCGAGCCCGAGACGCAGGGTGAGCAGGCCGAGGCCGAAGTAGGGCGCGTAGAACAGCACGAAGCTGCCACTGCTGGCCGAGAAGGCGCTGAGTCCGAACAGCAGGTAGAGGATCGGCAGCACGACGTAGACGGTGGTGGCCAGCCCGATCAGGTAGAACGTCGTGGCGAGCAGGTACTGCATCCGCTGGACGAGCGTCAGGCCGCGCCGCAGCGGCTCTGCGCGGAACAGCGCGTCGATCGACCCACGGGCCCAGCGCGCCTGCTGCCGGAAGTACGACGCGAGCGTGTCGGGTCCGAGGCCCGTCGCCAATGCGTAAGGGAAGTAGACCGAGCGCCAGCCCGCCCGGTGCAAACGCATCGACGTGACGAAGTCCTCGACGACGCTGTCCTCGACGAAGCCGCCTACGCCACGCAACGAGGACCGGCGCATCATCATGTTGGTGCCGCAGCAGAACACGGACTCCTGGCCGTTCTTGCCGCGGCAGATGGGACCGTAGAACACCGCCTGCTGCTCGTAGGCGCCGCGGGCTACCTCGTTGTCTCGTGCATTGCCGTAATACTGCGGGGTCTGCACGAGAGCGATCGAGCCGTCCTCGAAATAGCCGACCAGCTGGCTGAGGAAGTCGCGCTCGGGGACGTGGTCGGCGTCGAAGACGGCGATGAGGTCGCCGCTGGTCGACGCCAGCGCGTTGTTCAGGTTGCCGGCCTTCGCCCCCCGGTTGTCCGGCCGGGTGAGATAGTCCGCACCGCACAGCGATGCGACGAGCCGGACCTCGGGACGCCGGGCGTCGTCGAGCACGTAGGTACGGTGCGGGACGTCCATCGCCACAGCCGCTCGGACCGTCCGGGCGATGACCCGCAGCGGTTCGCCGCACGTCGGCACGAACACGTCGATGTCGAACCGCGTCCAGTCCCGCGGAGGCATCTCGATCTTGCTGGCCCAGACGTTGGTCCAGAGACCGAGCGAGTGCACGAGCGTGAAGGCCTCCGCGGTGGCCAGCGCAGCGAACAGCGCGCGGTTGCCGATGTGGCCGGGCAGCGCCCACCAGCCGATGTATGCCGCCGCAACGACGAAGTTGACGACGACGAGGGCGCGGATCCGCACCGAGGACCGCAGGACGAGGCGAGGCTCTGGGACCGGTTCGCGCTGATCGACGTCGGTGGGCCAGGCGGCAACCCGAGTAGCTGTCCGCACGACCGGTCAGCGCTCCA comes from the Mycobacteriales bacterium genome and includes:
- a CDS encoding DNRLRE domain-containing protein; the encoded protein is MGAVAHTRFRRAVIIVAVAALIPVMTHVVGNAATGNVGYQGPSYAGVAATHPEAATSDKPESKLWYAGSTWWADMWSTASSQFHIWRYDRANTQWVDTGVALDRRNTSDADTLWDGQHLFVASHVRAADSASNVTGQPAYLYRYSLSNGSWTPDAGYPVAINNVSSESMTIDKDSTGRLWATWTQASKVMLAVSSSPVDGTGTVTWSAPFTPKVTGASNLKPDDISAIVAFAGNKMLVMWSNQNDAAMYYATRNDSTKYPTSWQGGTAVKRPYVADDHINLKSLQSDTTGRVWAAVKTSLGDPTNANGSDPLLNLMLFKPGTGSWTSYTFSTVADNMTRPIVMLDEQNQMVHMFATGPTPDSYYNGAGTIYEKTTSMANPSFAPGFGTPVIQQAGSAYMNNVTGSKQPVNDSTGLVVLASNESTQYYWWSDERLPGPAPSPSPTPSPTTSGGSTLTFPVTDDATIASGQPSTNFGADTRLVADQSPLTNFLLRFDPEAPGCTLVSATLQLTDGTSTYDDSPTGGNFYTAAANWSESTVTWNTAPASAQFTGSIGTVALGQTYTLDVTPYVTVNQPVAFRVAKADTEGVKYFSKEGSAQHEPRLLVTCAGSTASPTPTPTDSPTPTPTPTPTPTPTPTPTPTPTPTPTSQSLSFAVTDDATIVQGSGDTSYGSTSRLGADQSPMTDFLVRFNPQTSACTTVLSAQIQITDGTSTYDDSPTGGNFYVTSANWSESQVTWNNAPAAGSLVGSIGAVALGQTYTLDVTPYVTLNQPVAFRIAKADTEGVKYFSKEGSVQYEPRLLLTCS
- a CDS encoding aminoglycoside phosphotransferase family protein, with protein sequence MSEASPCPAQRPAADASPGGVHTGLDWRFLLGVARLGRVALVGPHDDAEVAALGELAETVDRYRSVTTLGDSVAAYDVVSARDVPAGAAALLLFEMRPGGWLHVQPTSSRAAVRWAAALRRLGEVPTSVWHAPSAAARSYLVPLDTGGGVRHVLTRYDGVRADQARASAARLALRLGARRVVLRDRSVVAHRADERAQDLVRGYLARQDGNRLPEWTAAAGLAPVYLTPKFPSSRHVIAMLVEAGSGRPRLVAKLPRHPGDRGPIEREARLLRHLPTTAPAPALIALDEHDGQPLLLQSVVTGRPLSPRQVRRDPGEAIALGLELLRRLPVTRTTSNDPGWWDRLLAEPLTGFADLQPDERPLVERTLRALAPLRGAVLPLVVEHGDLSHPNLLVRDGRLHAVDWELGEMSGLPGHDLTFFLQYVAEARDGTATPAQQCAVFDSAFLTRSGWARTALTRYLRNLSVDEELLPALVVASWARRATARVASVTSPDLPPRGRPLDPLVGVRELMLWRYAVRHLDC
- a CDS encoding sigma-70 family RNA polymerase sigma factor translates to MAATRTRHRRRLRRSQVIRLLSQAATGHEIARKELLAEYADLMRTIAEDHRLPPEVVRDVVQTTFAALLTSVRRGEPPDNVGVWLAHSARRTSLLLRATVSGPEPVVDHHLATRLVEHAAPDAPTNDPRLQHVVAQEFRRLTPSSQTLLRLLMHDPPRSYAEISAALDIPTGSIGPTRQRSLAVLRAAVEREMSR
- a CDS encoding malectin domain-containing carbohydrate-binding protein, coding for MSRNRVLLLITALVVMLGLAVSAVVATTSTAARAATRPTALLSPASGAMVGAYVDLNGDGSATQAEMSTRESQIGRTFAIDVHFYSWTNSFPGSSESTDVANGRVPLITWEPWNLTLDQIANGSQDSVIISHAQSIKAFGKPIFLRFMHEMNGNWYPWDGSHNSDSPAKYIAAWRHVHDVFAAQGVKNVAWVWCPNASDVPNQSWNHWTNYYPGDNYVDWVGIDGYNWGTNASWSSWQSFAKIMSPIYQNYAATKPIIIPEFASTENGGSKAQWITDAAAALQSTFPSIEAVCWFDKRSSNLWYLDSSSSSLSSFKTAANTSYLSARAGSTTTTSPSPSPTTTTTSPSPSPTSTTTSPSPSPTTTTTTTGGTPFSVRINAGSTGYTGPGGAVWSSDTDYSGGFTYSTTHGIAGAKDQQAFQSERAGMSGYAIPVPQAGVYRVTLDLAEIYWTAAGKRIFSVTAEGQPAVSNIDIYKLVGGFRALEISFDVNVTDGVLNLGFTASVDHPKVDGIQVTAL